The Pseudomonas allokribbensis genome has a window encoding:
- the tuf gene encoding elongation factor Tu: MAKEKFDRSLPHVNVGTIGHVDHGKTTLTAALTRVCSEVFGSAVVEFDKIDSAPEEKARGITINTAHVEYNSTIRHYAHVDCPGHADYVKNMITGAAQMDGAILVCSAADGPMPQTREHILLSRQVGVPYIVVFLNKADLVDDAELLELVEMEVRDLLSTYDFPGDDTPIIIGSARMALEGKDDNEMGTTAVRKLVETLDTYIPEPVRMIDKPFLMPIEDVFSISGRGTVVTGRIERGIVRVQDALEIVGLRDTTTTTCTGVEMFRKLLDEGRAGENCGVLLRGTKRDDVERGQVLVKPGSVKPHTKFTAEVYVLSKEEGGRHTPFFKGYRPQFYFRTTDVTGNCELPEGVEMVMPGDNIQMTVTLIKTIAMEDGLRFAIREGGRTVGAGVVAKIIE; the protein is encoded by the coding sequence ATGGCTAAGGAAAAATTTGATCGTTCCCTACCGCACGTCAACGTCGGAACTATCGGTCACGTTGACCACGGTAAAACCACTCTGACCGCTGCTCTGACTCGCGTCTGCTCCGAAGTTTTCGGTTCGGCCGTAGTTGAATTCGACAAGATCGACAGCGCTCCAGAAGAAAAGGCTCGTGGTATTACCATCAACACCGCGCACGTTGAGTACAACTCGACTATTCGTCACTACGCTCACGTTGACTGCCCAGGTCACGCTGACTACGTGAAGAACATGATCACCGGTGCTGCCCAGATGGATGGCGCGATCCTGGTTTGCTCGGCCGCTGATGGTCCGATGCCGCAAACCCGTGAGCACATCCTGCTGTCCCGTCAGGTAGGCGTTCCGTACATCGTGGTTTTCCTGAACAAGGCTGACCTGGTAGACGACGCTGAGCTGCTGGAACTGGTTGAGATGGAAGTTCGCGACCTGCTGTCGACCTACGACTTCCCAGGCGACGACACTCCGATCATCATCGGTTCGGCTCGTATGGCGCTGGAAGGCAAAGACGACAATGAAATGGGCACCACTGCCGTTCGTAAACTGGTTGAAACTCTGGATACCTACATCCCTGAGCCAGTTCGTATGATCGACAAGCCATTCCTGATGCCAATCGAAGACGTATTCTCGATCTCGGGTCGCGGTACTGTTGTGACTGGTCGTATCGAGCGCGGTATCGTTCGCGTTCAAGATGCTCTGGAAATCGTTGGTCTGCGTGACACCACCACCACCACCTGCACCGGTGTTGAGATGTTCCGCAAGCTGCTGGACGAAGGTCGTGCTGGCGAGAACTGCGGCGTTCTGCTGCGTGGCACCAAGCGTGACGACGTTGAGCGTGGTCAGGTTCTGGTTAAGCCGGGTTCGGTTAAGCCGCACACCAAGTTCACCGCAGAAGTTTACGTTCTGAGCAAGGAAGAAGGCGGTCGTCACACTCCGTTCTTCAAAGGCTACCGTCCACAGTTCTACTTCCGTACTACTGACGTGACTGGTAACTGCGAGCTGCCAGAAGGCGTTGAAATGGTAATGCCAGGTGACAACATTCAGATGACTGTTACCCTGATCAAAACCATCGCGATGGAAGATGGTCTGCGTTTCGCTATCCGTGAAGGCGGTCGTACCGTCGGCGCTGGTGTCGTAGCCAAAATCATCGAGTAA